The DNA segment GAAACCCGGCACCCCGATGCCGCACGGCGTCGTCCCGCCGGCGGCGGGGGCGGCGCCGGCGGTGCGGGTCAGATGCGACACGCGGCCTCCATCCAGATGTCGGCCAGGGACTCCTCCAGCACGATCCGCGGGCGCCAGCCGAGCCGGTCGCGGGCGGTGCGGACGTCCGCCTGCTGCCAGGTGCCGCAGCCGTCCGGATACGGGTAGGTGACCGGCGGCGAGCCCGTCGGGTGCTCGGGGGACGGGCCGGGGATGACCAGCCGGGCGGGCGGCGAGTCGAGTTCGTGGAGCGCGCCGCCGAAGCCGGCGACCCGGGCGAGCACGGACGCGGCCTCGCGCAGCCGCACGGCCCGGCCGGTCCCGATGTTGACGACGCCCTGCGCGGCGGACAGCGAGGCGGCGTGCACCGCCCGCGCGACATCGCGTACGTCGACGAAGTCCCGCTGGACGCCGAGCCCGCCGAGCTTGAGTTCGTTGTCGCCGGACTGCATGGCGCGGCGCATCGCCTCGGCGAGCCGGCCCAGCGGCGAGCCCGCCGGGGTGCCGGGGCCGACCGGCGAGAAGATCCGCAGCACGACGGCGTCCAGCCCGGAGCCCAGGACCAGTTCGGTCGCGGCGAGTTTGCTGACGCCGTAGGGCCCTCCGGGGCGCGGCACCGCGTCCTCGGCGGTGGAGGACCCGGGCTGGGACGGCCCGTACTCGGAGGCGCAGCCCAGGTGGACGAGGCGGGCGCCGCAGCTGCTGCGGCGCAGCGATTCGCAGATGGTGGCGACCGCGACGGTGTTGTGCCGGGTCAGGTCGCGGGCGCCGCCACGGGTGGCGCCCGCGCAGTTGACGACGACCCCGGGGTGGACGGCGTCGAGGAAGCGGGTGAGCGCCCCGGGGCTGCCGGTGGCGAGGTCGAAGCGGACGTCGGCGTCGTCGCCCCGCCCGAGGGCGGTGAGCTGGACGGCGGGGTCGGCGAGCAGGCGGTCGGCGACATAACGGCCCAGATAGCCGTTGGCACCGATGAGCAGCACCCTCATCGTGCGACCCCCCGGTCCGCGTGGCGTGTGGTCGGCTGGACGTTCATCTGTCGTGCTCCTAAGGCGGATCGAGGGAAGTGAGTCGGCTTCCGCGGAGTCGGCGTCCGCCCCGGGGGCGGGGGCCACGTGGGGGGTGGGGTCCGCGGGGCGGGGGCCGGGGCGGCCGTTTCGGGGTGCCGCTCCCGGGGCGGTGCGTGGTGGGGGTGCCCGTGTGGGGGGACGGGGAGTCGGGGGCCGGGGGTCGTCCGGACGGTCACGGCCGCTGCGCCTCCGCGGGCCCGGAGGGGGCCGGCCGGTGCGCGCAGGCGCCGGTGAGCGCCCGCAGGCCGTACACCAGGAGCCCGGCGGCCGCGGCCGTGCAGGCCACGGCGGGGACGGCGGCCGGTCCCACAGCGGTGGCGAGCGCCTCGACCGGGACGTCCAGCGGGGGCAGGCCGGGGAGCCGGGCGATCAGTACGAGGGACAGGGCGAGGGCTTCCAGGGCGGCGGCCGCGGCCACGCCCGTCGCGGCCGCCTCGGGAAAGCCGTGCACGGTCAGCAGCCGGGCGAGGA comes from the Streptomyces angustmyceticus genome and includes:
- a CDS encoding NAD-dependent epimerase/dehydratase family protein, whose product is MRVLLIGANGYLGRYVADRLLADPAVQLTALGRGDDADVRFDLATGSPGALTRFLDAVHPGVVVNCAGATRGGARDLTRHNTVAVATICESLRRSSCGARLVHLGCASEYGPSQPGSSTAEDAVPRPGGPYGVSKLAATELVLGSGLDAVVLRIFSPVGPGTPAGSPLGRLAEAMRRAMQSGDNELKLGGLGVQRDFVDVRDVARAVHAASLSAAQGVVNIGTGRAVRLREAASVLARVAGFGGALHELDSPPARLVIPGPSPEHPTGSPPVTYPYPDGCGTWQQADVRTARDRLGWRPRIVLEESLADIWMEAACRI